DNA from Leptolyngbya iicbica LK:
ACCTTGAGGCTTTTGGGTTCGCTGCATGAGGAGAATCGGTGACAGCCAGTTTACGTTAGGTTTCATTCAGCCTAGCGACAGGCAGCTTTTCGATTTTGAACCCTGTAATGCCGTATCCCAAAGACAACAGCGGACTGGCAATATTGAAGATGCAGTAGGGCAAATACAGGAAGGTTGACACCCCCAGAGTTGCCGCCATAAAGGCCCCGCAAGAATTCCAGGGCACTAGCGGCGAGGTGACCGTGCCCGCATCGGCTGCCACCCGAGAGAGGTTTTGGGGTTGCAACCCGCGCTTTTGAAACTCCACTTTAAAGATGCGGACGGGCAGCACCAGGGCAATGTATTGGTCGCCTGCGAAGATATTGAGCCCGATCGCAGTAAAGACGATCGTCAAAAACAACTTGCCCGTCGTCCGGGCGCGCAACAGTACGGGATTAATCAGTCTGGCCAACAGCCCAAACTCCTCCATCAAACTGCCAAACGTGACTGCCCCGATGATGATCCACAGAGTATAGAGCATGCTGTCCATGCCGCCACGAGATAGCAGTCGGTCAATATCGGCAATCCCCGACGTCTCCTGATACCCGTTGGCCATCGCCATCCAAACGCCTTTGATGAACACCAGCGGCGTGGCCAGGTCGGGCTCATCGACAAAGCGCACCACCACCTGCGGCTGCAAAATGATGGCGGTGAGGCCACCCACCAGCGCGGCCATCATGATCGCTAACGAGGCTGGGACTTTGCGGAACGAGAGAATCCCCAAGATCAGCAGCGGTATTAGAGCTAACGGCGTAATCCAAAAAATCTGGTCGAGCTGCGCCAAATCGGTCACGGTTTCAACCCCCTCGACCACCTCAGTTTGACTGCCGATAATGGCAAACACGATGAGCGCCAGCATGAAGGCTGGCCCCGAAGTCCAGAGCTGGGCGCGAATGTGGGTGTAAATATCGACCCCGGCCAACTGGGCGCTGAGTACCGTCGTCTCCGACAGGGGGGAGGTCTTGTCCCCAAAGTAACCACCGGAAATGACGGCCCCGGCAGTCACCACCGGCGAAACGCCCAGTAGGGAGGCAATGCCGACCAAGCCAACGCCAATGGTGCCCACCGTCGTCCAAGAACTGCCGATCGCGCTCGAAACGATGCCGCAGATGATGCCGGTAGCCAGGTAAAACCAACTGGGCTGAAGAATTTGGATGCCGTAGAACACCAGCGTTGGAATTGTCCCGGCCATGTTCCAAGTGCCGATCAGCGCACCCACCGCCAACAGAATGAAAATGGCACTGACAATCGAGGAAATGGCTTGCCCGCCAGCGGCATTGATCTCACCCCAGGAATGACCATTTTTGAGAATGATCAAAGCTGCCACCATACTGCTAAGCAGCAAGGCTACCTGCACCGGGCCATCAATGGCGTTCAGCCCAAATAGGAAAACTGCCCCACCAATCAACAGGATCAACATCACCAGAGGAATTGTGGCGTCTAAAATGCTCGGTTCTCGAACGGGGCGAGGAGCGGCAGAAGGGGAATCAGTCATCGGGTTTACCTGGACTCCAGATTGGGTTTGTGGATGTGTCGAGATTTAGACCAAGAGCTTGTTTTTAGCCTGTTGAAATTCGTCTTCGGTGAGGGCACCTGCCGCCTTGAGATCGGCGAGTTGGGCCAGTTGCGCGACCAGGTCAGCGGTGGCGGCATCGGCGGGGACGGGATTTGCGACGGGTTGAGGAACGTAAGCCACTTGGGCTTGCTGGGGTTGGGCCATGGTCCGCTGATTGGCTTGGGGGGTCATGCGGTTGTGGACGGCGTTGCTGGTGGCGGTAGCGGTTCCAGCAATGACAGCAGTGCGAGCGGCAGTGCGGGCGGTGCTACGGAGGAGGCCGGGGCTACGGCGGTTTCTGGGCATGGGTGGTTCCTTGGGAGGGGGTGGGTGGGATGAGTGAGGTAAGTGGGTAGCTAGGTGATTGGGTGGTTGGGTGGTCGGGTCAGTTTCGAGTGAGCGAGTAGGGATTGACGGACGAATTAAATGCCAAAATTGGAATTCTCCGTAGGGGCGCACAGCCGTGCGCCTAAAGTCAGGATTTGACGGATGCGAATAACTGACTGTGCCAACACAACAACAGTGGCGCACGGCTGTGTGCCCAACGTCAGGATTTGACTGTGGTAACAGCTTCGATGACGCTGTGATGAATGCGATCGCTGAGTACGAGTTGACCGTCGGCTTGCACAACCGCATCGCGCAATTGGGTAGCCCAGGTATTTTCAAACAGCATCACCGCCGCAAACGAATCGGTGTCGAGCCGTTGCCCAATGTCAGCCACATCTTCTTCGGAAATGAGGCCCGAGATTTCGGCGATAGCGGGGTCTAAGAGGCTGTGATCGACATCGGTCATTTCGTCGAGTTCGGTGATCGTGACTTCGCCGCTGGCCGTTTTGCGGATGAATAAAATGTCGACGATGCGAATAGTTTGGCGATCGACTAAGTCTTTGAGCTTGAGGGTGATGTCGTCGGTAATGGCGGTTTCCGGGAATTTGATGCAGATTAGCTCAACTGGACCGAAGGGCATAAGAGGTGCTCCAGAACGTGGGTTTGGGGGCTCAATATCGCAAGATGAGGGCAATTTTTTGATGGTTGGCTAGTTCGCCGTCATCCATGAGTTCGACCTCGCCGCCTTTGAGCAAAACGGCTTCGATAATTTCATCCACCGCATCGTCCATGACGTCCGTACCGCCGGGCTCGGCGACCGTTTTCAAGCCGCCGTTTTCAGTGACCACGGCGGGGACGTGGTAGTTCTTTTCCACCAGCAGCAGTTGGCCGCGGCCGTCGTTGGCCAATCGCCACACTTCCTCGATGGCAGACACGACTTTTTGCTGGCTCATGGCCCGGTCGAGGGCTTGCAGGGCGTCGTCGTGGCGTTGTTGCCGAATGGTTTGCGCGATCGCCCAAATGTCGGGGGTGAGTTCTGCCAGGGTGGCGCGATCGTGGCTGCCGGTGAGCGTCCCGACGATATCGCCCTTGTACTCCGACACTTCTCGGAAGAAGGAGATTTGTCGCTTGACCCCACCGAGAATGAGCGGTAAATGCTTGGGTTCATCTTGGGCGTAGGCAGCAAAGGCGCGATCAACCTGTTGGAAAAACCGACGAAAGCGATCGTCGACATAGGCGGTATCTGCCTCATAGGGAATCGGTTCCGTCGCCGCAGGCCCCGTCATTTGCATCGGAAAGCGATCGTCAAACACTTCTTCGAGGGTTTCCCCAGTGCCGGCGATGAGTCGGGTCGCATTTTGGCTGAGCAAAAATACCCAATAGCACACCATCCGGTGCATGCCGTACAGCAGGTCGCGCGTCGCAAATGTCTGATCGATGATGACCCGCTCAGGAACCGGGAAGGGCAGATAAAACTTCTTGGCAACATCGTGGCTAACGAATAAAGCCAATCCATCCAGCGTGTGGTTGTAGTCGATGTCGGCGACCAGGGTTTCGAGCCGAATCAGCAAGGGCTCAATATCCCGTTTATCAAATTCCTGGCTCAGTCGTTCCCGCGCCTCGTCGACCAGATTTTTGACCCGGATCGGGTCTTTTTGGTGGTCGGGAAAGTGGCGATAGGTCGGCAGCAAAATGGACAGAGCCGGAACGCTGACCATCGATTGCAGTGCTTTCAAATCATGGCGAGTAATCATGTTAATTTCCTTAGCGATCGCAATAAATCGGTGCGAGCAGAGACAAGTCAACGGCAGGTATCGGAGACTGGATTAACTAGGCCCTGCTACCTTTCGGCGGGGAAATTTCCCCTCAGACATCGGTTCGTGGATGGGGGAACCGACGATGATGTTTGGCTGTAGGGGCGCACCGCGTACCTGCTTGGCGTGAATTTTGCTCGGGTGTGCTAACCTCACCGCCTGCGGCACCTCTCCTAAGCCCTTCGGGCAGGCTGCGCCAACGCAAGGAGAGGTTTGTTCACGTTGTGCTCAACAGTTTTGACTGACTTTGAGCACAACTTCCGATTCCTCTCCTTAGCAAGGAGAGGTCAGGTGAGGTTCTACAACCTTGCAAAGCTAGGCTCGATAATTCGGTTGTGGAGGCGCTAAACAGGTACCGTACCGCCGTGCGCCCTGGCTCAATTTTCTAAACCCTTTAGAAATCCACCGCATCGCGAATGATGGGGCAGGTCATGCAGTGACCGCCGCCGCGCCCGCGCCCCAGTTCGGCCCCGACGATGGTGACGACTTCGATGCCCTCTTTGCGCAAGGCGGTGTTAGTAACCGTGTTGCGGTCGTACATGACGACGACGCCCGGCTCTAGGCAGACCGCGTTGTTGCCGCTGTCCCACTGTTGGCGCTGCTCTTGGTAGGCATTGCCCCCCGTCTCGACCACCCGTAACTTTTTCAATCCCAAAGCCTGGGCCACGACCTCGACAAACGACTTGTCTTCTTTGACGATTTCGTAGCCGGGAGCCTTGTCACTGGGGTAGATGGAGAAGGGCACCACCTGATTCATGATGGGCGGGAACAGGGTGACGAGGTCGCGATCGCAGAACGTGAACACCGTATCCAGGTGCATGGCCGATCGCAGCTTGGGCATCCCAGCCACAATCACCCGCTCAGCGCCGCCTTTGGC
Protein-coding regions in this window:
- a CDS encoding DUF6325 family protein, producing MPFGPVELICIKFPETAITDDITLKLKDLVDRQTIRIVDILFIRKTASGEVTITELDEMTDVDHSLLDPAIAEISGLISEEDVADIGQRLDTDSFAAVMLFENTWATQLRDAVVQADGQLVLSDRIHHSVIEAVTTVKS
- the nhaC gene encoding Na+/H+ antiporter NhaC gives rise to the protein MTDSPSAAPRPVREPSILDATIPLVMLILLIGGAVFLFGLNAIDGPVQVALLLSSMVAALIILKNGHSWGEINAAGGQAISSIVSAIFILLAVGALIGTWNMAGTIPTLVFYGIQILQPSWFYLATGIICGIVSSAIGSSWTTVGTIGVGLVGIASLLGVSPVVTAGAVISGGYFGDKTSPLSETTVLSAQLAGVDIYTHIRAQLWTSGPAFMLALIVFAIIGSQTEVVEGVETVTDLAQLDQIFWITPLALIPLLILGILSFRKVPASLAIMMAALVGGLTAIILQPQVVVRFVDEPDLATPLVFIKGVWMAMANGYQETSGIADIDRLLSRGGMDSMLYTLWIIIGAVTFGSLMEEFGLLARLINPVLLRARTTGKLFLTIVFTAIGLNIFAGDQYIALVLPVRIFKVEFQKRGLQPQNLSRVAADAGTVTSPLVPWNSCGAFMAATLGVSTFLYLPYCIFNIASPLLSLGYGITGFKIEKLPVARLNET
- a CDS encoding SHOCT domain-containing protein, whose product is MPRNRRSPGLLRSTARTAARTAVIAGTATATSNAVHNRMTPQANQRTMAQPQQAQVAYVPQPVANPVPADAATADLVAQLAQLADLKAAGALTEDEFQQAKNKLLV
- a CDS encoding baeRF3 domain-containing protein; its protein translation is MITRHDLKALQSMVSVPALSILLPTYRHFPDHQKDPIRVKNLVDEARERLSQEFDKRDIEPLLIRLETLVADIDYNHTLDGLALFVSHDVAKKFYLPFPVPERVIIDQTFATRDLLYGMHRMVCYWVFLLSQNATRLIAGTGETLEEVFDDRFPMQMTGPAATEPIPYEADTAYVDDRFRRFFQQVDRAFAAYAQDEPKHLPLILGGVKRQISFFREVSEYKGDIVGTLTGSHDRATLAELTPDIWAIAQTIRQQRHDDALQALDRAMSQQKVVSAIEEVWRLANDGRGQLLLVEKNYHVPAVVTENGGLKTVAEPGGTDVMDDAVDEIIEAVLLKGGEVELMDDGELANHQKIALILRY